A single region of the Rhodohalobacter sp. 614A genome encodes:
- a CDS encoding RagB/SusD family nutrient uptake outer membrane protein, with product MKKIYFTLLAVMIMMLSSACNDVLDYSNPNAPTDATFWKTPQDAERGLTAVYHQLIKESTYSRWIFFRYDLTSDEGYSNSPWTELADWTRFNYLNYNFWEGGAWIWRDHYKGIFRANQVITYVPEIEFGDSNRQQEIIAEAKFIRALLYYNLVVLWEEVPIVTEPSNPDDQPAQRSEEEVWNQIIQDLTEAANILPERWDATEAGRPTKGSAHALLGRAYMQNHDWEQAYDALQWLVEGPGAAYYDLVDNYRDNFMHTTAHNMESVFEVVFSDVNRGGKGDGSDSNLGFERPQFFAPGGIGWQDGQARRWLIDEYKSELNLDGGYDTRLKWSIFYSEMGDDFENNNLIYGRTWEEGGWAQDAAYIRKYSSDYFRDYEDYYSPNNFRVIRYAEVLLNFAEVVNELEGPQQAVQYVNRVRQRPSTNLAPLQSSPYSTALSSQNAFRERLKMERTLELNHEGIRWADLKRWGMLESQEGIDELRQRDPSFDNFVIGRHHRLPIPQSEVENNPNLNQLSGY from the coding sequence ATGAAGAAAATATATTTTACCCTACTGGCTGTGATGATAATGATGCTCTCATCAGCATGTAATGATGTGCTTGATTATTCAAACCCGAATGCTCCTACCGATGCCACGTTCTGGAAAACTCCGCAGGATGCAGAAAGAGGTTTAACAGCTGTTTATCATCAGTTGATTAAGGAATCCACCTATTCAAGATGGATCTTTTTCCGATACGACCTTACATCAGATGAAGGATATAGTAACAGTCCATGGACTGAACTGGCAGACTGGACCCGGTTTAATTACCTGAACTATAACTTTTGGGAAGGAGGAGCCTGGATCTGGAGAGATCATTACAAAGGTATCTTTCGCGCAAACCAGGTGATTACCTATGTACCGGAAATAGAGTTTGGCGATTCAAACAGGCAACAGGAAATAATTGCCGAGGCCAAATTTATAAGAGCACTTTTATATTACAATCTTGTAGTGCTATGGGAGGAAGTTCCCATCGTAACCGAACCGTCCAACCCGGATGACCAGCCCGCACAACGGAGTGAAGAAGAAGTTTGGAACCAAATAATTCAGGACCTCACGGAAGCTGCAAACATTCTTCCGGAAAGATGGGATGCAACTGAAGCAGGCAGACCAACCAAAGGATCCGCACATGCACTTTTAGGACGCGCCTACATGCAAAACCATGACTGGGAACAGGCTTATGATGCTCTCCAATGGTTGGTTGAAGGCCCGGGTGCCGCTTATTATGACTTGGTTGATAACTACAGAGACAATTTTATGCATACAACAGCGCATAATATGGAGTCTGTATTTGAGGTTGTCTTTTCGGATGTGAACAGAGGTGGCAAAGGGGATGGCAGTGATTCAAATCTTGGATTTGAACGCCCTCAATTCTTTGCTCCCGGTGGTATAGGCTGGCAAGACGGACAAGCCAGAAGATGGCTGATTGATGAATATAAGTCAGAACTCAATTTGGACGGCGGATATGACACCCGTCTGAAATGGAGCATATTCTATAGCGAAATGGGAGATGATTTTGAAAATAATAACCTGATTTATGGCCGGACCTGGGAAGAAGGAGGCTGGGCTCAGGATGCAGCCTACATTCGGAAATACTCTTCTGATTATTTCAGAGACTATGAAGATTATTATTCTCCCAATAATTTCAGGGTTATACGGTATGCCGAAGTTCTGCTAAACTTCGCAGAAGTTGTTAATGAGCTGGAGGGTCCGCAACAGGCCGTTCAATATGTTAACCGCGTGAGACAACGTCCTTCCACAAATTTGGCGCCATTACAGTCAAGCCCGTATTCAACTGCATTAAGCTCTCAGAATGCATTCCGTGAAAGACTGAAAATGGAGAGAACGTTAGAGCTGAACCATGAAGGAATCCGATGGGCTGATTTAAAAAGATGGGGAATGCTTGAAAGCCAGGAAGGTATAGATGAATTGAGACAAAGAGATCCAAGCTTCGACAACTTTGTAATAGGAAGACATCACAGGTTGCCTATTCCTCAAAGTGAAGTGGAAAACAATCCTAATCTCAATCAATTAAGTGGTTATTAA